TTACGCCTTAACCAGGTATCATTTGTAGCCGTTGACGAAGCGCACTGTATCTCGGAGTGGGGACACGATTTTCGCCCCGAATACCGTAAGATACGGCAGGTGATCAGTAATATTGGGGATAATATTCCAATTATTGCGTTAACAGCTACGGCAACGCCAAAAGTTCAGCAGGATATTCAAAAAAACCTGCAAATGAACAATGCTACCATTTACAAATCATCATTTAACCGGTCGAACCTTTTTTACGAAGTACGTGCCAAGCGTAACGTGATTAAGGAGATTGTAAAGTTTGTAAAACAAAACCAGGGTAAATCGGGCATTATTTATTGCCTCAGTCGTAAAAAAGTTGAAGAGGTTGCCGAAGCCCTTAACCTGAACGGTGTTAAAGCCCTGCCATACCATGCCGGGTTAGATCCTAAGGTGCGCGCCGATACACAAGACAAATTCCTGATGGAAGATGTTGACGTTATTGTGGCTACCATTGCCTTTGGGATGGGTATTGACAAACCGGATGTGAGATATGTAATTCACCATGATGTGCCTAAGAGCATGGAAGGCTATTACCAGGAAACGGGTAGGGCAGGCCGCGATGGCGGCGAGGGCGTTTGCGTTGCTTTTTATTCTGAAAAGGATATCGACAAGCTGCAAAAGTTCATGAAGGATAAACCTGTTGCCGAACGCGAGATTGGTACACAGATATTGAAGGAAGTTATTGACTATTGCGAATCGTCGGTTTGCCGCCGTAAGCAGTTGCTGCATTACTTTGGCGAGAACTTTAACGAGGCCGGCTGTAATAACATGTGCGATAACTGCTGCGGCCATAAAGAACACTTTGACGGTGAAGAGCATTTACATAAAGCCCTGAGTTTGATTAAACACATTGGCGAGAAGTTTGACGATCATCACATCATCAGCATCCTGATGGGGGAGGAAAACGCGCAAATTAAAAACTACGAGCACGACACCCTTGAGTACTATGGATCGGGCAAGGAGCAGGGTAAAAACCTGTGGAATTCATTGCTGCGCCAGGCGTTGCTAAGCAATTATTTATCGAAAGATATCGACCAGTATGGTTTGCTTAGGTTAACCAAGCTTGGGAATTCGTTTATTGAGAACCCGCACAGCATCCGTTTTGTGATGAACCATGTGATAGAGGGGACAGATGACGATGATGAAGCAGACGGCCCTAAACAAGGCGGTGGCGCCCTGGATACCCAGTTGCTGCAAATGCTGAAAGACCTGCGTAAAAAGCTTGCCAAACAAAAAGGATTGCCTCCTTTTGTTATTTTCCAGGATCCATCACTGGAAGAAATGTGTACGCATTACCCTGTAAATACCGAAGAACTGAAACAAATTTCGGGGGTGGGTGCCGGTAAGGCTTTAAAGTTTGGTAAACCTTTTACCGATCTGATTCAGAAGTATGTAGACGATAATGATATTGACCGCCCTGTT
The genomic region above belongs to Mucilaginibacter sp. KACC 22773 and contains:
- the recQ gene encoding DNA helicase RecQ, with the translated sequence METKKSLFDNLQNFFGFDNFKGEQEAIITNILAGNDTFVIMPTGGGKSMCYQLPALMSDGTAIVISPLIALMKNQVDQLRAFGGSDSIAHFLNSSLTKADIGRVKEDVLAGKTKLLYVAPESLTKQENIDFLRLNQVSFVAVDEAHCISEWGHDFRPEYRKIRQVISNIGDNIPIIALTATATPKVQQDIQKNLQMNNATIYKSSFNRSNLFYEVRAKRNVIKEIVKFVKQNQGKSGIIYCLSRKKVEEVAEALNLNGVKALPYHAGLDPKVRADTQDKFLMEDVDVIVATIAFGMGIDKPDVRYVIHHDVPKSMEGYYQETGRAGRDGGEGVCVAFYSEKDIDKLQKFMKDKPVAEREIGTQILKEVIDYCESSVCRRKQLLHYFGENFNEAGCNNMCDNCCGHKEHFDGEEHLHKALSLIKHIGEKFDDHHIISILMGEENAQIKNYEHDTLEYYGSGKEQGKNLWNSLLRQALLSNYLSKDIDQYGLLRLTKLGNSFIENPHSIRFVMNHVIEGTDDDDEADGPKQGGGALDTQLLQMLKDLRKKLAKQKGLPPFVIFQDPSLEEMCTHYPVNTEELKQISGVGAGKALKFGKPFTDLIQKYVDDNDIDRPVDMVIKSAANKSALKVFIIQNIDRHLNLDDIAASKGLTYEEILKEVETIVNSGTKLNLNYYIDEVIDEDKQEEVFDYFRTAEADSIDDALAELGNDDYTREEVQLMRIKFLSEMGN